The following proteins are encoded in a genomic region of Micromonospora olivasterospora:
- a CDS encoding helix-turn-helix domain-containing protein, with translation MSMKKQVSYQWRLREMMATRGVFTATELVPLLHERGIDLSSSQVHRLVTGTPERLSLPVLAALCDILEVTPADLVVTTAANVAPRKAVARDAPAPVDLATVRPRRARVRPD, from the coding sequence ATGAGCATGAAAAAGCAGGTCAGCTACCAGTGGCGGCTGCGGGAGATGATGGCCACCCGCGGCGTGTTCACCGCCACCGAACTGGTGCCGCTGCTGCACGAACGCGGCATCGACCTGTCCTCCTCCCAGGTCCACCGTCTCGTCACCGGCACACCCGAGCGACTGTCGCTGCCAGTACTGGCCGCGCTGTGCGACATCCTGGAGGTCACCCCCGCCGACCTGGTCGTCACCACGGCGGCCAACGTCGCCCCGCGCAAGGCCGTCGCCAGAGACGCCCCGGCGCCGGTGGACCTGGCCACGGTCCGGCCCCGGCGGGCCCGCGTGCGGCCGGACTGA
- a CDS encoding tyrosine-type recombinase/integrase, producing the protein MFAAMLDGWRNQQLARNLSFGTVENRQRAVRAFAAHAQALPWRWTPQLVDEWCTDLRAVRRVRRSTLRGYQEAVRLFCAYLTDPAYGWVGECEKRFGTHPVQVVHEWNAAVHVAAAEGDPAKRAFTLDEMQALLDYADEQVTRIRAAGRKGWLPAFRDATLFKVAYGYGLRRNETRMLDVADVGRNPHADEFGEYGVLYVRHGKAMKGSPPKRRSVLTVWSWVPEILAEWIDEIRPLLAVEGNPALWPSERASRVGLAQINARLSAYRDALGLDAGLDFHSLRRSYVTHLIEAGWDPLFVQQQVGHEHASTTAIYTCVSSDFRTRTLRQALDATMDAALRPARRAQ; encoded by the coding sequence GTGTTCGCGGCGATGCTCGACGGCTGGCGTAACCAGCAGCTCGCGCGGAACCTGTCGTTCGGCACCGTGGAGAATCGACAGCGGGCGGTGCGGGCGTTCGCCGCGCACGCGCAGGCGCTGCCGTGGCGGTGGACTCCGCAGTTGGTCGACGAGTGGTGCACCGATCTGCGGGCCGTGCGTCGGGTGCGCCGCTCCACGCTGCGCGGCTATCAGGAGGCGGTCCGGCTGTTCTGCGCGTACCTGACTGATCCGGCCTACGGCTGGGTCGGTGAGTGCGAGAAGCGGTTCGGCACGCACCCGGTGCAGGTGGTCCACGAGTGGAACGCCGCTGTTCACGTCGCCGCGGCCGAGGGGGACCCGGCCAAGCGGGCGTTCACGCTCGACGAGATGCAGGCGCTGCTGGACTACGCCGACGAGCAGGTCACCCGGATCCGGGCGGCGGGGCGTAAGGGTTGGCTGCCGGCGTTCCGCGACGCGACCCTGTTCAAGGTCGCCTACGGGTACGGGCTGCGGCGCAACGAGACTCGAATGCTGGACGTGGCCGACGTCGGCCGTAACCCGCACGCCGACGAGTTCGGCGAGTACGGCGTGCTCTACGTGCGCCACGGCAAGGCGATGAAGGGCTCGCCGCCGAAGCGGCGCAGCGTGCTGACCGTCTGGAGCTGGGTGCCGGAGATCCTCGCCGAGTGGATCGACGAGATCCGGCCGCTGCTGGCGGTCGAGGGCAACCCGGCGCTGTGGCCGTCGGAACGGGCGTCGCGGGTCGGGCTGGCGCAGATCAACGCGCGGCTGTCTGCCTACCGCGACGCCCTCGGCCTGGACGCCGGGCTGGACTTCCACTCGCTGCGCCGCTCGTATGTCACCCATCTGATCGAGGCCGGCTGGGACCCGCTGTTCGTGCAGCAGCAGGTCGGCCACGAACACGCCTCCACCACGGCGATCTACACCTGCGTGTCGTCGGACTTCCGCACCCGCACGCTGCGGCAGGCGCTTGACGCGACCATGGACGCGGCACTACGACCGGCCAGGAGGGCGCAATGA
- a CDS encoding SRPBCC family protein — MGRRTIVQVPPVAGGAPRAGLASPDRGPLLAGWWTPDDLRVSELVFEARPGGRIVQEYRDAEDADGSDLVAGRAEGVVDDVRPNERLAYRLSPLLPDGGLAFTAHVDLSLRPTDTGTDLDVHWRITDSTVGSADFVAGIEIGFGQSLDRLAATVATHSDSTDSTDDTDTRSTK; from the coding sequence GTGGGCCGACGGACGATCGTTCAGGTTCCTCCAGTCGCTGGCGGGGCACCCCGAGCTGGTCTGGCGTCACCTGACCGAGGCCCCCTGCTCGCCGGATGGTGGACGCCCGACGACCTCCGCGTCTCCGAACTCGTCTTCGAGGCGCGACCTGGTGGGCGGATCGTCCAGGAGTATCGCGACGCCGAGGACGCCGACGGCTCCGACCTCGTCGCGGGGCGCGCGGAGGGAGTCGTCGACGACGTACGCCCCAATGAGCGGCTCGCCTACCGCCTCTCCCCCCTGCTTCCCGACGGCGGCCTCGCCTTCACCGCCCACGTCGACCTCAGCCTCCGGCCCACCGACACCGGCACGGACCTCGACGTCCACTGGCGAATCACCGACAGCACAGTCGGTTCCGCGGACTTCGTCGCAGGCATCGAGATCGGTTTCGGCCAGAGCCTCGACAGGCTCGCGGCGACCGTCGCCACCCATTCCGACAGCACCGACAGCACCGACGACACCGACACAAGGAGCACGAAGTGA
- a CDS encoding dihydrofolate reductase family protein: MTQQTTGRRVVTNMSISLDGHYARPGDPRDMGWVMPYAVTDVARDHLTSLWKPATTALLGRVNAEGFLGFWPTVIGMEGADPRDEGFAQWLVDTDKVVLSSTLGEAPWERTTIVDKPTAEVVADLQATEGGDILVLSSGSVIKALLAADKVDRLALTIFPVFLGGGPRLFDDGLPGGQWALASEAAGEHGTLTLVYDRVR; the protein is encoded by the coding sequence GTGACACAGCAGACCACCGGCCGCAGGGTCGTCACGAACATGAGCATCTCCCTCGACGGCCACTACGCCCGGCCGGGCGACCCCCGGGACATGGGCTGGGTGATGCCGTACGCCGTCACCGACGTCGCCCGTGACCATCTGACCAGCCTCTGGAAGCCGGCGACGACGGCCCTGCTCGGGCGGGTCAACGCCGAGGGGTTCCTCGGTTTCTGGCCCACCGTCATCGGCATGGAGGGTGCCGACCCGCGCGACGAGGGCTTCGCGCAGTGGCTCGTCGACACCGACAAGGTGGTCCTCTCCTCCACGCTCGGCGAGGCTCCGTGGGAGCGGACGACGATCGTCGACAAGCCGACCGCCGAGGTGGTCGCGGACCTCCAGGCGACCGAGGGCGGCGACATTCTCGTGCTCTCCAGCGGGAGCGTCATCAAGGCGCTCCTGGCGGCCGACAAGGTCGACCGACTGGCGCTCACGATCTTTCCGGTCTTCCTCGGCGGAGGGCCACGCCTCTTCGACGACGGCCTGCCCGGCGGGCAGTGGGCGCTCGCCAGCGAGGCCGCGGGCGAGCACGGCACGTTGACTCTCGTCTACGACCGAGTCCGCTGA
- a CDS encoding SAM-dependent methyltransferase, which produces MERPDWAPEGIDLSKPSVARAYDYWLGGSHNFAIDREFARQAIAAVPDLRLVARANREFLHRAVRFMIDMGIRQFLDIGSGIPTVGNVHEIAQKIVPDARVVYVDIDPVAVAHSEQILSGNEFAAAIHEDLRRPEVILDHPTTRALLDLDQPVGLLLASVVHAIPDEDDPYGILNRLRTALCPGSYLAISHVTTDSRPQEMGEGARLSGRTTTPVTARTRAQVERFFDGLELVEPGVVWSPLWRPESPEDVGDHPERMSFYVGVGRTA; this is translated from the coding sequence ATGGAGCGGCCGGACTGGGCACCCGAAGGTATAGACCTCAGCAAGCCGAGCGTCGCGCGCGCCTACGACTACTGGTTGGGTGGCTCCCACAACTTCGCGATCGATCGGGAGTTCGCCCGGCAGGCCATCGCGGCGGTGCCGGACCTGCGGCTGGTGGCGCGGGCGAACCGGGAGTTCCTGCACCGCGCGGTCCGCTTCATGATTGACATGGGGATCCGTCAGTTCCTGGACATCGGCTCGGGCATCCCGACCGTGGGTAACGTGCACGAAATCGCCCAGAAGATCGTGCCGGACGCACGCGTGGTCTATGTGGACATCGATCCGGTGGCGGTGGCACACAGCGAACAGATCCTGTCCGGCAACGAGTTCGCCGCCGCGATCCACGAGGATCTGCGCCGGCCGGAGGTCATCCTCGACCATCCGACGACGCGGGCACTGCTGGACCTGGACCAGCCGGTGGGACTGCTGTTGGCGTCGGTCGTGCACGCGATTCCCGACGAGGACGATCCGTACGGGATCCTGAACCGGCTGCGTACGGCGCTCTGCCCGGGCAGCTACCTGGCCATCAGCCACGTTACGACCGACAGCCGCCCACAGGAGATGGGCGAGGGGGCGCGGCTGAGCGGTCGGACCACCACGCCGGTCACGGCCCGTACCCGCGCCCAGGTCGAGCGGTTCTTCGACGGTCTCGAACTGGTGGAACCCGGCGTGGTGTGGTCGCCGCTGTGGCGTCCGGAATCTCCCGAGGATGTCGGGGACCATCCGGAGCGGATGAGTTTCTATGTAGGAGTTGGGCGTACGGCGTGA